One window from the genome of Gemmatimonadaceae bacterium encodes:
- a CDS encoding zf-HC2 domain-containing protein, with product MSGPTITCEIFSDRLMDFLDGDLDGATRDAMAAHARGCLACGALLADLRRVSARAAELPVLAPSRDLWQGIAARLETPVVPLAGRRPWWRSPALLSAAVAATFVVAAVLGYATTHRAAPRSAAGGPAAPVTAQRAPVPGPADTALGGPAQARLAANRAARATPAAVEQSYDTEIAALHAVLNARRSHLDTATVAVIEKNLTVIDDAIAQCKTALARDPASRFLLQSLTQSLDTKVQILRVAAALPSAT from the coding sequence ATGAGCGGTCCCACCATCACCTGCGAGATCTTCAGCGACCGGCTGATGGATTTCCTGGACGGCGACCTGGACGGCGCGACGCGCGACGCCATGGCGGCGCACGCGCGCGGCTGCCTGGCGTGCGGAGCGCTGCTCGCCGACCTGCGCCGCGTGAGCGCCCGGGCCGCCGAACTCCCCGTGCTCGCGCCGTCGCGCGACCTGTGGCAGGGCATCGCGGCGCGCCTCGAGACCCCCGTGGTCCCGCTGGCCGGCCGCCGTCCGTGGTGGAGGTCGCCCGCGCTGTTGAGCGCGGCCGTGGCCGCCACGTTCGTCGTCGCGGCGGTGCTCGGCTACGCCACCACGCACCGCGCCGCGCCGCGATCCGCCGCTGGCGGACCGGCCGCGCCGGTGACCGCGCAGCGGGCCCCCGTTCCCGGGCCCGCCGACACGGCGCTCGGCGGACCGGCGCAGGCGCGCCTGGCCGCCAACCGCGCGGCGCGAGCCACGCCCGCCGCCGTCGAGCAGTCGTACGACACGGAGATCGCCGCGCTGCATGCCGTGCTCAACGCGCGCCGGAGCCACCTCGACACCGCCACCGTGGCCGTGATCGAGAAGAACCTCACCGTCATCGACGACGCCATCGCGCAGTGCAAGACGGCGTTGGCGCGCGATCCGGCCAGCCGGTTCCTGTTGCAGTCGCTCACGCAGTCCCTCGATACGAAAGTCCAGATCTTGCGCGTGGCGGCGGCCCTGCCGTCCGCCACCTAG